One part of the Lycium ferocissimum isolate CSIRO_LF1 chromosome 8, AGI_CSIRO_Lferr_CH_V1, whole genome shotgun sequence genome encodes these proteins:
- the LOC132067868 gene encoding uncharacterized protein LOC132067868 — protein sequence MWKSISNAITSFGQKKDSATPSHTCHEYSDDDDICSNDSTEEGLECPICWESFNIVENVPYVLWCGHSLCKNCLLGLKPASVKISTQQVQIPLFVSCPWCNLLTLRLFYQGNLKFPSKNFFLLWMVESRNGDRMKSPSTIYQDQLVGSAPCTSTGTQSSITNCRRSHRLGSSGGPSNTSGTPTMQRTQFSLQKSLDFFFRLTSKFPLVIVLLLVVIFVIPSSVGILILYLVITILFGLPSLLVLYFAYPALDWLVREITA from the coding sequence ATGTGGAAATCCATTTCAAATGCCATCACAAGCTTTGGTCAGAAGAAGGATTCTGCTACACCCAGTCATACTTGTCACGAATACTCAGACGATGATGATATCTGCTCTAATGACAGCACAGAGGAAGGACTAGAATGCCCAATATGTTGGGAATCATTTAACATTGTTGAGAATGTTCCCTATGTATTATGGTGTGGCCACTCTCTTTGTAAGAATTGTCTGTTGGGACTTAAACCGGCTTCCGTGAAGATATCCACTCAACAAGTCCAGATTCCATTGTTCGTTTCCTGCCCATGGTGTAATTTGTTGACACTTCGATTGTTCTACCAGGGAAATCTAAAGTTTCCGAGCAAAAACTTCTTCCTCCTATGGATGGTGGAGAGCCGAAATGGTGACCGGATGAAGTCTCCATCTACCATATACCAGGATCAACTAGTGGGCTCCGCCCCTTGTACTTCAACTGGGACCCAGAGTTCTATCACAAACTGCAGGAGGTCTCATCGTCTAGGCTCTTCAGGTGGTCCTAGCAATACAAGTGGGACCCCTACAATGCAAAGGACCCAGTTTTCTCTTCAGAAGTCCCTTGATTTCTTTTTCCGATTGACATCCAAGTTTCCGTTGGTTATTGTACTTCTTCTGGTTGTTATATTTGTGATACCTTCAAGTGTGGGCATCTTGATTCTATACCTGGTTATCACAATTCTCTTTGGGCTTCCATCTTTGCTAGTATTATACTTCGCTTATCCTGCTCTGGATTGGCTGGTGAGAGAAATTACTGCTTGA